The proteins below are encoded in one region of Cyclopterus lumpus isolate fCycLum1 chromosome 8, fCycLum1.pri, whole genome shotgun sequence:
- the trappc5 gene encoding trafficking protein particle complex subunit 5, with the protein MDTRFTRGKSNILERPLTRPKTEVSVSAFALLFSEMVQYCQSRVYSVSELQTRLADMGQSVGASLLDVLVLREKNGKRETKVLNMLLFIKVNVWKSLFGKEADKLEQANDDDKTYYIIEKEPLINAYISVPKENSSLNCAAFTAGVVEAILTHSGFPAKVTAHWHKGTTLMIKFNESVIARDKTLDGR; encoded by the exons ATGGACACGCGGTTCACCCGAGGCAAGTCCAACATCTTGGAGCGACCCCTGACCCGGCCCAAGACAGAGGTCAGCGTGAGTGCGTTCGCCCTCCTGTTCTCTGAGATGGTCCAGTACTGTCAGAGCCGCGTGTACTCTGTGTCCGAGCTGCAGACGCGCCTGGCGGACATGGGCCAGAGCGTCGGCGCCAGCCTGCTGGACGTGCTGGTGCTGAGGGAGAAGAACGGCAAGAGGGAGACCAAAGTGCTGAACATGCTGCTTTTCATCAAA GTTAATGTCTGGAAGTCTTTGTTTGGGAAGGAAGCCGACAAGCTGGAGCAGGCCAACGATGACGACAAGACTTACTACATCATTGAAAAGGAGCCGCTCATCAATGCATACATCTCCGTGCCCAAGGAGAACAGCAGCCTGAACTGCGCCGCCTTCACGGCAGGCGTCGTGGAGGCCATCCTCACGCACAGCGGCTTCCCCGCCAAGGTCACCGCCCACTGGCACAAGGGCACTACACTGATGATCAAGTTTAACGAGTCGGTCATAGCCAGGGACAAGACTCTGGATGGCAGATGA
- the pglyrp6 gene encoding peptidoglycan recognition protein 6, whose protein sequence is MAKGCCRPALALVVVLLSTYAEATSSRHMDNFIAAVRRVEDGVPGSGPLAVLRRLRGAAGLNDTFVRHFLGNAVSDVPELDASLSGYLSKAVHHRLTGDAREEGVVLTPDGTTIALAPLLLGIEAGFLARKAGRVRGLYQLTLAKNLDSSPLLGPDGCWDSVTSPQVFTLLGSPSKLTAARVNGGMDGAVLGTEVSAKGRRPLSLSGLLAEYYGHRLESKGLDAAPRLVSRRRRENFRGLASPPALARQVVKAAELRRRLAGRSKMAAKEKKQLVALVNEGMKEFIHQYIDCPPIIPRCMWGAEPYRGTPTNLSLPLSFMYIHHTHTPSQPCLTFQQCAADMRSMQRFHQEDRGWDDIGYSFVAGSDGYIYEGRGWLQRGAHTLGHNSVGYGVSFIGDYATGVPSQHSMGLVRDQLASCAVGGGRLVADFVLHGHRQVVKTSCPGDAFYDEIRGWEHFGEVKKGK, encoded by the exons ATGGCTAAAGGCTGCTGCAGACCCGCCCTGGCTCTTGTTGTGGTGTTGCTCAGCACGTATGCGGAAG CTACGTCTTCCCGCCACATGGATAACTTCATCGCGGCGGTGAGGCGGGTGGAGGACGGCGTTCCTGGGTCAGGCCCGCTGGCCGTGTTGAGGAGGCTGCGCGGGGCCGCCGGCCTCAATGACACGTTTGTTCGGCACTTCCTCGGCAACGCCGTCTCCGACGTTCCCGAATTAGACGCAAGCCTCTCGGGTTACCTCAGCAAGGCTGTGCATCACAGGCTGACCGGGGACGCCAGAGAGGAAGGCGTTGTCCTGACGCCCGATGGCACCACCATCGCCCTTGCGCCCCTCCTTCTTGGCATCGAGGCCGGTTTCCTCGCCAGGAAGGCGGGCCGCGTGCGGGGCCTGTACCAGCTCACTTTGGCCAAAAACCTGGACAGCTCCCCTCTCCTGGGACCCGACGGATGCTGGGACAGTGTCACCTCCCCTCAAGTCTTCACCCTCCTCGGCAGCCCCTCTAAGCTCACCGCCGCTCGGGTCAACGGAGGCATGGACGGCGCGGTTCTCGGGACAGAGGTCTCCGCCAAAGGCAGGCGCCCCCTCTCACTCAGCGGCCTGCTGGCGGAGTACTACGGCCATCGGCTGGAGAGCAAAGGACTGGACGCCGCCCCGCGCCTTGTCAGCCGGCGCCGCAGGGAGAACTTCAGGGGGCTGGCCTCCCCTCCGGCGCTGGCCAGACAGGTGGTGAAAGCGGCCGAGCTGCGGCGGAGGCTGGCGGGGCGCTCGAAGATGGCGGcgaaggagaagaagcagctgGTGGCGTTAGTGAACGAGGGAATGAAAGAGTTCATCCATCAGTACATCG ATTGCCCGCCCATCATTCCTCGCTGCATGTGGGGCGCCGAGCCGTACCGAGGAACCCCCACcaacctgtctctccctctctccttcatgTACATCCACCACACCCACACGCCGAGCCAGCCCTGCCTGACCTTCCAGCAGTGCGCCGCCGACATGCGCTCCATGCAGCGCTTCCACCAGGAGGACAGAGGCTGGGACGACATCGGATACAG CTTTGTCGCGGGCTCCGACGGGTACATCTATGAGGGCCGAGGCTGGCTCCAGCGCGGGGCCCACACCCTGGGACACAACTCCGTGGGCTACGGGGTTTCCTTCATCGGCGACTACGCCACTGGGGTTCCCTCCCAGCATTCCATGGGGCTGGTGAGGGATCAGCTGGCATCCTGCGCCGTCGGCGGTGGGAGACTGGTCGCTGACTTTGTCCTGCATGGCCACAGACAGGTGGTGAAAACTTCCTGTCCCGGCGATGCTTTCTACGATGAGATCAGAGGCTGGGAACACTTTGGG GAAGTCAAGAAAGGAAAATGA